Proteins encoded in a region of the Panthera uncia isolate 11264 chromosome B2 unlocalized genomic scaffold, Puncia_PCG_1.0 HiC_scaffold_24, whole genome shotgun sequence genome:
- the SAPCD1 gene encoding suppressor APC domain-containing protein 1: MGSQGPGGLSLVQAPYTVLLLPLGTSRQDPGARSFFLWLQKMQALEREQDALWQGLELLEHGQAWFEGRLREAQQQQLHLGALGENFLSDLHSEPGGPQLAQIQNMNICLQNLIQEKFSPHPSNQASSCATQDWKGRPRKQTAWQQQLSRQQKGGTQPKGETAQLGCPNMRRGPTRV, encoded by the exons ATGGGGAGCCAGGGGCCCGGAGGGCTGTCCCTGGTACAGGCCCCCTACACAGTTCTGCTGCTGCCATTAGGGACAAGCCGCCAAGACCCAGGGGCCCGGAGCTTCTTCCTCTGG CTGCAGAAGATGCAGGCTCTGGAGAGGGAGCAGGACGCCCTGTGGCAGGGGCTGGAGCTGCTGGAGCACGGCCAGGCCTGGTTTGAGGGCCGTCTGAGGGAGGCACAGCAACAACAGCTGCATCTGGGGGCTCTTGGTGAG AATTTTTTATCAGATTTACACTCAGAGCCTGGTGGCCCCCAGTTAGCCCAGATTCAAAATATGAACATCTGTTTGCAGAATCTGATTCAGGAGAAG ttCTCCCCACATCCCTCGAATCAGGCTAGTTCCTGTGCCACCCAGGACTGGAAGGGAAGGCCAAGGAAGCAGACAGCATGGCAGCAGCAG ttGTCAAGGCAGCAGAAAGGAGGCACTCAGCCCAAAGGGGAGACTGCTCAGCTGGGCTGCCCCAATATGCGGAGGGGCCCCACCCGTGTGTGA